The sequence GCGCAGCTCGGGGAGGGGCGCGCGGCGGTTGAGGAGGACGGCCGTAGCGCCGGCCCGCCAGATGCCCCACAGGTGCGCGGCAAGCAGCGGCCCGCGCGGCAGGTGAAGCGCCACGCGAAGCGGCGCAGCGGACGTTTGGGCCCGCAACCATTGCGCCACCCCCGCCGCCCGCGCATGGAGCGCAGCGTAGGTCCATCGCCGGCCGGGGCGTTCCCACGCCGCCCGGTGCGGATGCGTGCGGGCGTGGTAGGCCAGCGGATCCATCAGGCCACCTCCAGCGGATACGGCGACAGGCGCGAGGGGTCGACGGTGCACGCGGCGCGGCGCACCGCTCGCAGCGACACATGCGGCACCTCCAACGGCAGCCGGGTAGCCAGCACGTCGGCCTGCAGGTGCCGGTAGGTGTCAAGGCCCACCGGCGCGGTGGCGTAGGCAGCCGACCACTCAACCAGCGCCGCCATGCCGACGCCGCTCTCGTAGGCCGCGCTCAACACCACCGTTTGGTCGTGCGCGGCCGCCGCATCGGCCCACGCGGCCAGCCGGTGCGGCCCGCCAATAAGCATCGGTTTGAGGACGATAGCCGCCGCGTAGGTATGATCGCTGAGGTCCGCAGGCGCCAGCGTGCGCGTGCTTTCGTCAAGCGCTATCGGATACGGCCAATCGGCGGCCAGCGCCGGTAGCTGCGTCGGGTCATCGAGCGGTTCCTCTACATACGCGAGCGTCTCCGCGCCCAGCGCCGCAGCAAACGCCTGCGCCTCGTCCCACGACCACGCCCGGTTGGCATCCAGGCGAAGCGCGCCCTCTGGGGGCATCCGGTCCAGCAGCGTCGAGACGAGCCGTGCATCATTGGCCGGTGCGCGGCGGCCCACCTTCAGCTTGAACACCGTGTATCCATCTGCGCGGTACTGCTCGAACGCCTCCAGCACCGCGTGCGGTGTACCGCTCAGCAGCGCATTGACGGGAACGGTCACATCGTTGGCGGGGCCGTCGCGCTGGGCATCGGCCGCCGCCTGGGCGACACCGCATTGCACCGACGCGCACACATCACCGAGCGCTGTCGTGTCACCGGAGCGCAGCGCCGCGTGGACGGCGTCGGTGGCGAGCTGGTGGAGCGCCTCATCAAGCGTTTCACGGCTGAACCCGGGCAGCGGCGCCACGTCGCCCCATCCCACAGCGCCGTCAGCGGTCATGCAGCGCAGCACGGCGCCGTCGCGGTGATGCACCGTCTGCGTACCAAGGCGCAGCGGGCGCGAGAGCGGAAGGCGGTATCGGAAGCAATCGGTGCGCATCACAACGTCCATCCGATGAAAAAGAGCACGGCGTACAGCGCCAGAAAGCGACCGGTGCCTGCCAGCAGCCGGTTCATGGCGGCCGGATCGTGCGTGGTTGCCACGGCACGCACAAGATACACCGCCCAGGGCGCAAGTACCAGCGGAAGCAGCGCGGCCCACGCGGTGTCTGTCTTGTTCATGAGGGCCACCGGAAGCGCGAGCGCGCCCACAAAGCACGCGCCATACAGCGCCACCGCGGCAGACCGTCCCATCCGCACGACCAGGGTTCTGCGCCCGGCGGCGCGGTCATTGGCCAGGTCGCGAATGTTGTTCACAAGGAGGATGGCCATGGAGAGCAGCCCCGGTGCGAGGCCCACCGCCAGCACGTACCCCGGCAACTGAAGCGCCTGCACGTAATACGTGCCGCCCACCGCAACCGGTCCAAAAAAGATGAGCACAAACACGTCGGCCAGCCCCAGCGATGCCAGCGAGTACGATCCGCCCGCGGTGTACCACACCGCCGACGCGATCGACGCAATGCCCACGGCCACGATGGGCCAGCCGCCGCGGATCATCAGGTAGGTGCCAGCGGCAACGGCCAGCGCAAAGACGGCCACCGTTGCGCGGCGCATGGTTGTAGGATCCACCCAACCGGCCTGGGTGACGCGCAGCGGCCCCACGCGGTCTTCGGTGTCGGCGCCCTGCAAAAAGTCGGCGTAGTCGTTGTGGAAGTTGACGCCCACCTGAATGAGCAGCGCGGCGGTGAGCGCGAGGGCCGCAGCCACCGGATGAAACGCGCCCGCCGAGAGGGCCAGGGCAATGCCCATGAGCACCGGCGCGGCCGCCGCGGGGAGCGTCTTGGGGCGCGCGGCCTGTATCCAAATGTGGGGAACGGAGCGTGGGTGGATGTCGGTAGGCATCGATACGCAAAATCAATGAAAGGGTGTGTCTGAAAATCCACGGCCGGCGGTGCGTTCCACCATGCCCCAAGCACGCAGGCGCAGCCGCCGCGTAGACCGGCGGGCGTCGGGGGCGCTCGAATCGAATCGACAAATTCACGCTTCTCCTGCGCACATCCGAAACTTTCTGCGGGGGCGGCTCGGTCTCATGATGCTATGGCAACCCACACATCACATGACGTTTCGGTAGCGGACAACGCCGGGTACGCGGAGCTCATCGTCGGGAATGGCAACTTCCGGCGGCTCTGGATCGGCACCCTCATCTCGTTGCTGGGCGACTGGTTTAACACCATCGCGCTGTACACGCTCGTCACCACGCTGACGGGCTCGCCGCTCGCGCTGGGTGCGGTGTTTATCACCAAGATGCTGCCGTGGGCGGTGGTATCGCCCCTCGCAGGGGTTATCGTGGATCGGTTCAACCGCCGCCGCCTGATGATTGGGGCCGACATCGCGCGGGCGGTGGTGGTGCTTGGCTTTCTCCTGATCGATCAGCCGGGCGAGGTGGGCTGGCTCTACGTGTTGATTGCGGCACAGGTCGTCATCGGGTCGGTCTTTCAGCCGGCGAAGAGCGCGGCCCTGCCCAACGTCACCACGCCGCGCGAGCTGCTTACGGCCAACGCCTTGATGTCGGCCACGTGGTCGACGATGCTGGCGGTGGGCGCTGCACTGGGCGGACTGGCGACGGAGTGGCTTGGGCCTGAGGCGGTCTTTTGGATCGACAGTGCGTCGTACTTGGTCTCTGCCGTCTTTATCGCCGGCACGCGCATCCCGCAAGACACCGACGCGCCCCAGGGGTCGATGCTCCGCTCCGCGGCCCGCGAAATTACCGACGGTTGGCGGCACCTGCGCACGCATCCGCGGATTGGGCGCATCGCCTTTGCCAAGGCCACCTGGGCGGCCGGCGGCGGGGCGCTGGTGTATCTGCTCGCGCTATTGGGGAACGAGGTGGCGCCGGGTGCCATTGCGGCCGGCATCGGCGTGCTGTTCATGGCCCGCGGCATTGGCACCGGCATTGGACCGGTGGTGGTGCGGGCACTGTTTACCGACGAAAAAACGTGGCCAAGGGTGATGGGCGCGGCCATCGCGGCGTGCGGCCTGTGCTACGCGGCGGTGGTGTGGGTGCCGTGGACCACCGCGTGGCAGCACGTAACGCTGATCTGCGCGCTCATCATCGTTGCGCACGGGGCAAGCGGCGGGAACTGGACCGTCAGCTCGGTGCTGCTGCAAAAGCGGACGGAGGATCGCTACCGCGGGCGTGTCTTCTCCACCGACTGGCTGCTGGTGATGACGGCCGAGTCGGTCTCCATCTTTACGGCCAGCCTGCTGCTTGAGGCCGGGTGGCTGACCCTGGTGCAGAGCTTCCTCGTATTCGGCGGGCTACAAGTGGCCTGCGGGCTGGCCTGGCTGGCGATAGTGGTCCCGCGCGAGCGGGCCGCTGACGACGCGGCCAGGCAGGCGCCGTAACGTGGCGAGGCGCTTATGCGCCGGCGGCGTGGACGCACAAGAAGCGATGCAGCAGGCCGTCTACCGCCGTGGTTGGCGCCAGGCTGTTTAGGACAGCCTCAAATTCTTCCGCGCTGGGCAGATCCTCGCGGTAGTGGTCGCGGTAGTGGATGAGGCGCTCGCGCTCCCGGTCGGCGTCGAGCTCGCTGTGAAATTGCGTGCCGTACACCGGTGCGCGGCGCAGGCGAAAGGCCTGGTGCGGCTGATCGTTGGCGGCGAGTTCTACAGCACCCGGCGGCAGGCGCCGCACGCGATCGTGGTGGCCCATGTTGGCCGTAAAGCGCGCCGGAAATGCACGAAAGAGCGGGTCGCGCCGGCCGGCCGCGGTAAGGTGCACGGTGCGGCAGCCCAGCTCGGCCGCTTCCGGATCGTGCACCACCGTGCCGCCCAGGGCCCGCGCAATCACCTGATGGCCCCAGCACGACCCAAACGTAGGCAGGCGCCGCTCGACCGCCGTTTGCACCAGCGCGAGCAGCGCAGGCATCCAGGGATGGTCGTCGGTGGCCGAGTACGCCCCGGCGCCGCCAATGAGCAAGGCATCGGCCGAATCGAGCAGCGCCGGCGTGAGCGGATCGCGGAGGACGCTGCGCGCTACGAGTTGGGGCGGGCGTAGGCGGCAGCGCTCCAAGAAGCACGTCTGCTCCTGGCGCTCCATGGTGAGGGCGTCGCGGGCCTGCAGCAGCACCACGCGCAGGGCCGCGAGCGATGGATCGGGCGTCCAGGAAGGCATAAACGGGTCAGAACGAAGGAGGATTACGCGTCGCGGTAGCCGTAGGAGCGCAGCATCCGCTCGGTGTCGCGCCAGTTCTCGCGCACTTTTACGTGGAGCTGCAGGTAGACGGGCGACTGCACGAACGATTCGATATCGGGCCGGGCCGTTTGCCCCAGACGCTTAATGGCCGTGCCCCCTTTTCCGATGAGAATGCCCTTGTGCGACTTCTTGTTGACGACAATTTCGGCGTCGATGAAGTCCTTTTCGTCGGTGCGGGCCTCGTAGTCGACCACGTTCACCTGCACCGAGTACGGAATTTCTTGATGGAAGAGCTGGAAGACCTTCTCGCGGATAATTTCGGCAACGAAGAAGCGCTCCGGGTGCTCGCTGATCATATCCTTCGGGTAGAAGGGCGGGCCCTGCGGCAGGGCCTGTACGACGAGCTCCATGAGGCGGTCGAGGTTGAACCCCTTGCGGGCCGACACCGGAATAATTTCCTCGAACTCGCGGTGCTCGGCATACGACTCGACGAGCGGCAGGGCGTCGTCTTGGGGGATGAGGTCGAGCTTGGTGAGCACCAAAAAGGCCCGCCCGCCGCCCAGCTGCTTCAGGCTGAAGGTTTCGGGACGTTGCTTGGTGGCATCGTGCAAGAAGAGGAGCAGGTCGGCATCGCGCACGGCGTGCTCAACCTGGCCCATCATGGCCCGGTGCAGCTCGTACTCCGGCTTGATGATGCCGGGCGTGTCGAGGAAGATGATCTGGTGGGCATCGGAGGAGTGGATGCCGATGATGCGCTGCCGGGTGGTTTGCGGCTTGCGCGTGACGATGGACAGCTTTTGGCCGAGGAGCGCGTTCATGAGGGTCGACTTGCCCACGTTGGGCGGGCCGATGAGCGCGACGTAGCCGCTGGTATGATCGTCGGGGACGGAAGCGAAACCTGAGGGAGGCATAAACGAGGACGCAAAAGAGACAAAAAACGATGAGGCGTTACGCGGTGCGGAGCCGGGCAGCCATGTCGCGCACGGCGGTATCGAGGCCCACAAGGATGGCGCGGGCCATGATGGCAAACCCAATGGAGACCTCGTGCACGTGCGGCACGGCGTCGCAGAAGGCGGCGATGTTGCGGTAGTCGAGGCCGTGGCCCGCATGCACGCGCAGGCCTTCGTCGTGGGCCACGGCGGCCGCTGCGGCAAGGCGCTCCAGCTCGGCTGCGCGCGCATCGGCGGTGCGGGCATTGGCATAGTCGCCGGTATGCAGCTCCACAGCGTTGGCCCCCGCCGCGCGGGCCGCGCGAATGTGCGCGGGCACCGGGTCTACAAACAGGCTGACCTGCGCGACGCCCGCGTCGTACAATTGCGGGACGACCGCCTCGAGACGCTCGGCGTTGGCCGGCACGTCGAGGCCGCCCTCGGTGGTAATCTCCTCGCGGCGCTCCGGCACAAGCGTCGCCAGATCGGGCGCCACGTCGCAGCAAATCGCCACCACGTCGGGGGCGGTCGACAGCTCGAAGTCGAGCTTGCCCGTCACGGTTTCGCGGAGCAGGCGCACGTCGCGCTCGGTGATGTGGCGCCGGTCCTCCCGCAGGTGAAAGACAATGCCGTCGGCCCCGGCGTGCTCGCATCGGGCGGCCGCGTGCACCGGGTCCGGAAACGACTCCGCCCGCGCATTGCGCAGGGTGGCCACATGGTCGACGTTAATTAGGAGATTCATAAGCGAGCTGTTGAACCGAACAAACGGACACGTGTACCCGACGAACCCTGCATGCGGCCCTTTGTTTTGCGGAATGGCGCCGCCGGCCGCTGCCCAAACGGATTTTGCGGATTCTACGGAGGGGAGAGTTGCAATTCGGCGCGCCCCCCTGTATTTTTGGCGATGCTGTCGGATTCATCCGCAGCGATCAGCATACGAATGTCGTTTTTGCCAATCATCATCCACCCACGCGCACATGGCTTTCGGTAGCCAAGGTCTTCGCACAGGCATTCAGGTTGTTCTGGTGCTCCTCATCATTGGGCTCTCATACGTCCTGTACAGATCCATCACGGAACCGTACGAGCGTATCGAGCGGCAACGTCGCATCACCGAGCAGGTGCGCGACCGCATGACGGACATCCGCACGGCACTGGTCGACTACGAGCGCGACAGCACGGTCTTCCCCGACTCGTTGAATCTGTTGCTTCAGCACATTCGCCGCGACTCGGTGCTTAGCACCTACCAAGACAGCGTCTTTGGCGAACCGATCAACCTCGACTCGCTCCTCTACTCTCCACGCACGGGCAAACGTTTTCAGTATACGGTGAACGATACCGGGCGTGTGGGCGTGTACCTGCTGCAAGACCCGGACACCGACGACAAAATTGGAACGTTGGAGCCGGACCCCACGCAAACCAATGCGGCGTCCTGGGAGTAGGTGCGCCTTCAGCGCTCTTTCTTCGCTTGGCAGCTGCATGGATTATGCGTCCGTGCAGCTGTTCGTATGTGCGCCGATCGACCGATCATTTCACAGCGTGTGCCGCTTGGCGTGTAAGCCATGAGCGAATCGATTTTTGCTGCTATCGACCTGTACGGCACGGCGGTGCGGTACGCAGTCATCGATCAGGACACCGATCCGCCGCACCTGCTGCAGGTGGGGGTATGCGACCTGCCGTTTGACGTGGTAGATGCCCTGTTGACGGAAAAAACGGCCGCGGCCATTCCGCGCATTGCGGAGCCGTTAGCGGAACGGCTTGCAGGCATCTCGGCATACGAAGTGCGCGTGCTGGTGCATCCGCCGCACGTGTGGTCATTCTTTTTGCCAATCTCGGCCGAGCTCTCGGTGCGCGACCGAAAACGCCAGCTTTTAAAGCAGGCGGCACTCCTCACAGGCACCACCGAGACGCACCGGCTCAGCCTCACGTCCTCTACGGTGCGCACCACAACCGACAGCGAGGGCGATGCGGTGATGTGGGTGCATGTACTGGCGGTGCGTCGCGCCATTGAGGCCCGCCTCTCGCAGCTGGTGAATGCGCTCGACATTCCGCGGTACACGTGGCAACTGAGCACTGCGGCCGCCGCCCGGGCGGCCGCCACGCAAGAGCTCCGCGAGGTTACCCACGAGCAGGCCCTGCGGCCGTATGCACTCTCGGTGGGCCAATTTCCGGGGCACACCGAGTATGCCCTGGCGCGCGACCGGCAGTGGTACTTTAGCCACCACGCCACCAATGCCGCATCGCCCAACGACCGGGCATACTTTGCCGTGGCGCTGCTCAACCGTCTCGAAATTCCGCTGGACGCGATTGGGCGGCTGTTCATCTACGGATTGGACGTAGACCCGTACGCCTACGCACCGCTCCAAACCATTCTCGACATCGAGCCCGAGATCATGGATCCGGCGTGGGCGGTGCAAATCCCTGATGATTTGCACTTGCCCTCGGCCACACCGGGCCCGTTTGTGGCGTCCATTGGGGGCGCGCTGCAATAGCGCGTCGAACCAAACAGATGAACAGAATGTACGAGTGGTCTCTGTTTATCGCACAGCTTGTCTGCCGTTATGCGAATCATTGCTGGTCAACTGAAGGGCCATGGGATCGACGCGCCGCCCGGGCACGCCACGCGCCCGTCGACGGCGCGCACCCGCGAGTCGCTCTTCAACCTCATCGACAGCCGTATCTACCTGGAAGGCGCCACGGTGCTCGACCTGTTTGCCGGAACGGGTGCCTTGGGGCTGGAGGCCCTAAGCCGCGGGGCCGCCCTCGTCACGTTCGTTGAGCAAGATCCGCAAGTGCTGGACTATGCGCGGGCCAATGCCGAGGCGCTGGGCGTTAGCGACCGCTGCATCTTCATCCCCGGTGATGCGGTGCAGTACCTGGAGCGCTACCAGGGGCCGGCACTCGATCTTATCATGGCCGACCCGCCGTACGAACTCCCGGCGCTGGAGCGTTTGCCGGATTTGGCGTTGGAGCACCTCGACACCGACGGCGTGCTTACCCTTGAGCACAGCACGGACCAATGGTTTGACGACCACCCCCGCGAGATGACCACGCGCCGGTACGGCCGCACGGTCGTAACCCTCTTCCGCCCGCCGCTTGCCCCCGTTTCTGACGACGCGTAGCCCGCTATGGACCGCCAGCTTGCGCTGTATCCCGGCACCTTCGATCCGTTTACGTACGGCCACCGCGACGTGCTGGAGCGCGCCCTTCGCCTGTTTGACCAGGTGGAGGTGACGGTGGGCGTGAATGCGGATAAGCAAACGCTGTTTACAACCGAGGAGCGCATTGCGCTGATCCGCGAGTGCACGAGCGACCTGGACGGCGTGCGCGTCGCCTCGCACGAGGGTCTGATTGTGGACCGCGCGGAGGCGACCGGCGCCGTGGCACTGGTGCGCGGGCTGCGGCAGGTGAGCGACTTCGACTACGAGTTTCGGATGGCCTTCGCAAACCGCAAGCTCGCCCCCGACATCGAAACGGTCTTCCTGATGACCTCCGAAGAGTACGCCCTCATCAGCTCCTCGATGGTGCGCGACGCGCACCGCTGGGAGGGCGACGTATCCAAGTTTGTGCCGCCGCCTGTGGTGGAAGCCCTCCACGCGAAGCGCGCCGCTACAGCCGGGGCCCGCTAAACAGCCGCCCGTTATTTTTATCCAAGAGCCCATTGCCATGTCTACTGCTTCTGCCCTTCGCCTCAACCGCCGCGTGGACGCGATGCAACCGTCGGCGACGCTTGCGATGAAGGCGCGCGCCGGGGCCATGCGCCGCGCGGGCCATCCGGTGATTGCCCTAAGCGCGGGCGAGCCGGATTTTAACACGCCGGCACCCATTCGAGAGGCCGGCATTGCCGCCATCCAAAACGGATTCACCAACTACACCGAGAATGCGGGCATGCCGGCGCTGCGCGAGGCGATCGCCGCAAAGCTAGCGGCCGACAACGGACTCAGCTACAGCGCCGACCAAATTTTGTGCTCCAACGGGGCCAAGCAGTCGGTGGCATTGGGCATTCACGTGCTGTGCGACGCGGGCGACGAGGTGCTCATCCCGGCGCCCTACTGGGTCAGCTATCCCGAGATGGCGCGCTTTGCAGGGGCAACGCCGGTTACGCTACCTACGTCGGTGCACGATGGCTACCGGCTGACGCCCGAAGCGCTTGATGCGGCTATTACCGATAAGACGCGGCTGCTGGTGATGTGCTCGCCCTCAAACCCCACGGGGGCCGTGTACACGCCCGACGAACTCGCGGCCCTCGCCGCGGTGGTGCGCGCCTACGATGGCCTCTACGTGCTATCCGACGAAATTTATGAGCACGTGCTGTACGATGCCGAGCATCGGTCGTTTGCCGCGCTGCCGGGCATGCAGGAGCGCACCGTCACCGTCAACGGCTTCTCGAAGGCGTATGCCATGACGGGCTGGCGCCTGGGCTACCTCGCGGCGCCCGCGCCCATCCGGGACGCGGCGGCAAAGGTGCAGGGGCAGTTCACCTCGGCCCCAAGCAGCATCTCACAGAAGGCGGGCATCGCAGCGCTGGAGATGGGACCGGGCCCCGTGCAAGAGATGGTTGCGGCCTTTCGGCAGCGCCGCGACTACGTGCTGGAGCGCTTGCGCGCCCTGCCGGGCGTTACCTGTCCCGAGCCGCAGGGGGCGTTCTACCTCTTCCCGCACATTGCCGACGTGCTCGGCGCCCGCACGCCCGACGGCACGCGCATCGAGAGCAGCGAAGACCTGTGTTTCTATCTCCTGGAGCACTGCCATGTGGCGCTCGTGCCCGGCGAAGCGTTTGGAGCGCCCGAGGGCATGCGCCTGTCGTACGCCTCGTCGATGGAGGATCTGGAAACGGCCCTCGACCGCATCACCGAGGGCCTGAACGCCCTACGCTGAGTCGGGTGCGGGAAGCGTGTACGGAAGGGTGACGGCGAACGTGCTGCCTTCGCCCTCGGTGCTGTTTAGCTGCACCGTGCCGCCCATGAGCTCGATGAGCCGCTTGGTGATGGAAAGCCCGAGCCCGGTGCCCTCTTGATACGACTGGGCGGCAACCCGCTCGAAAGCGTCAAACACTTGGTGCTGATGCGCCGGTGCAATGCCAGGGCCTGTGTCGGCTACTTCAAACGTGACGCCTGCATCGTGCGCGGCGAGGCGAATCGTGACGCTGCCCCGCTCGGTGTACTTAATGGCGTTCGAGGTAAGGTTCGTGAGGATGCGGTGCAGGGCGCGGGCGTCGTGACGGACCTCGACGGGGTGGTCTGGTACGTCGACGTCGAAGCGCAGCCCCTTACTCTCGGCCATCGGGCGCATGAGCTCAGCGCTCTCTTGCACCTGCGTTACCGCGTCGAAGGACGTGGCATCCAGCGCTTCGTTTTTGCCTTCCAGGCGCGCTAGTTCGAGCACGGAGGTCAGCGTATCTTTGAGGCGGTGGGCGCTTTTCTGGATCAGGTCGGCCATCTCGCCAGCCGATCCGTCAACCTCTTCCCGCAAGACATCCGCAAAGCCCACGATGGAGGTGAGCGGCGTGCGGATCTCGTGGCTCATGTTGGCAAGAAAAGTCGACTTCAGGCGACTCAGCTCTTCGGCCCGCACCTTTGCCTGTTCCAGCTCGCGTTCGTAAGCTCGCCGGGCGGTCACATCTTCAATGAGTCCTTCGTAGTACTGGATGTGTCCGTGCGCATCCCGCACGGCATGGGCGCTTTCCAATACCTCAACGGTAGAGCCGTCGGCACACGCAAGTGTTGCGTTGCGGTTTACAATGCGGTCATTCGCTTCGATTGCTTCTTTAAACGCGTTGCGCTCCACATCGGCGAAGTCGCGCGCCTCCAGGTCGATAGAAGCAAGCGGCGTGTCGGGCGGGTAGCCCAGCAAGGTGAGGAGGGCCTCGTTGGCATAGAGGAGGCGCCCGGACGGCGTAGAGCGATAGACGGCGATGGGCAAAGCCGAGAGCAGCGGCATGCCGGGTTCGTCGGCCGACGCATCAGGCGCGGGGCTATCCATCAGGGCGATGACGTCATCAATCTGGGTCCGCAAGGGCGCGGGCAACGGGGCGTCGGCCAGTACACACAGCCACCGGACGCCGGCCGCGGTGCGAATCGGGCGGCTGTACACGGCTCCGTTGAGGGCGTCGTCCGCTTCGTGGAGGATGTGGTCGGTCGGGAGCAATCGAGATGCTGCCCAGGCGGCAAGGGCATCGCGCTCCGACGTCGGTCCGGCATATGCGACTAGCGACCGCTGGGTCGCTGCCGGGGCAAACACGCCGGTTGGCGCGCCCGCCAGCTGATGGACGACGCGAGCCAGGCGGTGCCACGCCGTGCGAGACGCCCCGGCGTTTTGCGCCGATGGCTGCGCCGTGGGGCGATCGGGCGCGGGCTGTTCGGTTGGAGCAGACCAAGCAGCAGGGGTAGATTTTGCCGTACGGTGGGGAGAATGTAGCATAAGTCAGGGATACGTATGGTGGTACGTTTCGTAACATCAAGCAAGGGGCCTGTAAAAACGCCCACATGCTGCTTTCCCTGATCTGGCCCTGCAGGCTTTTTGAAAACACCAAGCGGTGAATATATTCCGTCTCGGTGCCAGTTTGCACAATGTGCCTGCGTGGCCAACGAAGTAAGGTCAAAGCTTACCCCAGTACCCGACAAAAGTCTTGCCACACCGTGCACCAAAAGATGAGACCCCGCAACAGAGTTGTCACGGCCGCGGGGCAAGCAGCAGGGCGAGGCCAAAGAGAAGCGCCAAGACCCCCACGATGGCCGCGCCGCTGGGGAGGTCGGCGGCATAGGCGGCGAGCAAGCCGGCGACCGTGCCGCCAGCACCGATGAGCATGCCGCCCACCGTCATGCCATAAAACGACGTGCTCCACAGCCGGGCCGTGGCCGCGGGGATGACAAGAACGGCGGCCGCCAGCACGATGCCCACAAGTTTTGCGAGCGCCACGGTGGTAACGGCCAGCGCCACATAAAGCATCGCATCGTCGCGCGCTACCGGCAACCCATCGGCCGCCGCAAGGTCGCGGTCGAACGTCGCGTAGGCCCAGCGGCCCCAGAGGAGCACAGAGCCCACGCCAAGCGCAGCCACTCCGCCGATAATCCACAGGTCGGTGCGCTGAATGCCAAGAATGGACCCAAAGAGGTAGGCAAACGCATCGGACGTGGCGGCGGGACGCAGCGACAAAAAGAAAATGCCAAGCGCCATGCTCACGGCGAACAGGACGCCGATGGCCGTGTCTGCACTGAGCCGCTCGGTGCGCTCGATGCCGAACATGAGCAGCGCAATGCCAACGGCAAAAGGCACGGCGACGCCCAGCGGATGCAGGCCCAGCCACAGGCCCAGGGCAACGCCCCCAAACGCAGCGTGCGAGAGCCCGACGCCCAAAAAGCTCATGCGGCGTTGTACGACGAGCGCGCCGTAGTAGCCAGCGAGCGCCCCCAGCACGAGGCCCGCGAGCAGTGCGCGTTGCATAAAGGACGAAGCAAGGACATCCATCATGTCGGGGAGGCGCCCAAGTGCATCGCGTGCGAGTGCCCCACGTGCCCAAAGGCGCGGCGCAGGCAGGCCTCGCTTAGGGCCGTGGCCGGCGGACCGTATTGGATTTGCTCCTGGTCGAGGAGCAGCACGTGGCTGGCGTGATGATACGCCGCATTCCAGTCGTGCGTAACCATTAAGATGGTGGCGTTTTGGGTGTGCCGATACGCCTCCAGGACGTCGTACAAGCCAGCGGCGCCGGTCGCGTCGACCCCGGTGGTCGGCTCATCGAGCAGCAGAAGATCGGGGGTGTGCACCAGGGCCCGCGCGATGTACACGCGCTGTAGCTCGCCGCCCGAGAGTTCGGTGAGCGGGCGGTCGGCAAGGGCTGTGGCGTCTGCGCGCTTCAGGGCCGTCGTTACGCGCTGTTCGGCGTCCGGCGTTCGAAGCCATCCGCCCATCGGCCAACGCCGCTGTGCTGC comes from Salisaeta longa DSM 21114 and encodes:
- a CDS encoding RsmD family RNA methyltransferase; this translates as MSAVMRIIAGQLKGHGIDAPPGHATRPSTARTRESLFNLIDSRIYLEGATVLDLFAGTGALGLEALSRGAALVTFVEQDPQVLDYARANAEALGVSDRCIFIPGDAVQYLERYQGPALDLIMADPPYELPALERLPDLALEHLDTDGVLTLEHSTDQWFDDHPREMTTRRYGRTVVTLFRPPLAPVSDDA
- the coaD gene encoding pantetheine-phosphate adenylyltransferase, coding for MDRQLALYPGTFDPFTYGHRDVLERALRLFDQVEVTVGVNADKQTLFTTEERIALIRECTSDLDGVRVASHEGLIVDRAEATGAVALVRGLRQVSDFDYEFRMAFANRKLAPDIETVFLMTSEEYALISSSMVRDAHRWEGDVSKFVPPPVVEALHAKRAATAGAR
- a CDS encoding pyridoxine 5'-phosphate synthase translates to MNLLINVDHVATLRNARAESFPDPVHAAARCEHAGADGIVFHLREDRRHITERDVRLLRETVTGKLDFELSTAPDVVAICCDVAPDLATLVPERREEITTEGGLDVPANAERLEAVVPQLYDAGVAQVSLFVDPVPAHIRAARAAGANAVELHTGDYANARTADARAAELERLAAAAAVAHDEGLRVHAGHGLDYRNIAAFCDAVPHVHEVSIGFAIMARAILVGLDTAVRDMAARLRTA
- the era gene encoding GTPase Era, yielding MPPSGFASVPDDHTSGYVALIGPPNVGKSTLMNALLGQKLSIVTRKPQTTRQRIIGIHSSDAHQIIFLDTPGIIKPEYELHRAMMGQVEHAVRDADLLLFLHDATKQRPETFSLKQLGGGRAFLVLTKLDLIPQDDALPLVESYAEHREFEEIIPVSARKGFNLDRLMELVVQALPQGPPFYPKDMISEHPERFFVAEIIREKVFQLFHQEIPYSVQVNVVDYEARTDEKDFIDAEIVVNKKSHKGILIGKGGTAIKRLGQTARPDIESFVQSPVYLQLHVKVRENWRDTERMLRSYGYRDA
- a CDS encoding type 1 glutamine amidotransferase; amino-acid sequence: MPSWTPDPSLAALRVVLLQARDALTMERQEQTCFLERCRLRPPQLVARSVLRDPLTPALLDSADALLIGGAGAYSATDDHPWMPALLALVQTAVERRLPTFGSCWGHQVIARALGGTVVHDPEAAELGCRTVHLTAAGRRDPLFRAFPARFTANMGHHDRVRRLPPGAVELAANDQPHQAFRLRRAPVYGTQFHSELDADRERERLIHYRDHYREDLPSAEEFEAVLNSLAPTTAVDGLLHRFLCVHAAGA
- a CDS encoding 1,4-dihydroxy-2-naphthoate polyprenyltransferase, whose amino-acid sequence is MPTDIHPRSVPHIWIQAARPKTLPAAAAPVLMGIALALSAGAFHPVAAALALTAALLIQVGVNFHNDYADFLQGADTEDRVGPLRVTQAGWVDPTTMRRATVAVFALAVAAGTYLMIRGGWPIVAVGIASIASAVWYTAGGSYSLASLGLADVFVLIFFGPVAVGGTYYVQALQLPGYVLAVGLAPGLLSMAILLVNNIRDLANDRAAGRRTLVVRMGRSAAVALYGACFVGALALPVALMNKTDTAWAALLPLVLAPWAVYLVRAVATTHDPAAMNRLLAGTGRFLALYAVLFFIGWTL
- the menC gene encoding o-succinylbenzoate synthase, with protein sequence MRTDCFRYRLPLSRPLRLGTQTVHHRDGAVLRCMTADGAVGWGDVAPLPGFSRETLDEALHQLATDAVHAALRSGDTTALGDVCASVQCGVAQAAADAQRDGPANDVTVPVNALLSGTPHAVLEAFEQYRADGYTVFKLKVGRRAPANDARLVSTLLDRMPPEGALRLDANRAWSWDEAQAFAAALGAETLAYVEEPLDDPTQLPALAADWPYPIALDESTRTLAPADLSDHTYAAAIVLKPMLIGGPHRLAAWADAAAAHDQTVVLSAAYESGVGMAALVEWSAAYATAPVGLDTYRHLQADVLATRLPLEVPHVSLRAVRRAACTVDPSRLSPYPLEVA
- a CDS encoding MFS transporter, whose translation is MATHTSHDVSVADNAGYAELIVGNGNFRRLWIGTLISLLGDWFNTIALYTLVTTLTGSPLALGAVFITKMLPWAVVSPLAGVIVDRFNRRRLMIGADIARAVVVLGFLLIDQPGEVGWLYVLIAAQVVIGSVFQPAKSAALPNVTTPRELLTANALMSATWSTMLAVGAALGGLATEWLGPEAVFWIDSASYLVSAVFIAGTRIPQDTDAPQGSMLRSAAREITDGWRHLRTHPRIGRIAFAKATWAAGGGALVYLLALLGNEVAPGAIAAGIGVLFMARGIGTGIGPVVVRALFTDEKTWPRVMGAAIAACGLCYAAVVWVPWTTAWQHVTLICALIIVAHGASGGNWTVSSVLLQKRTEDRYRGRVFSTDWLLVMTAESVSIFTASLLLEAGWLTLVQSFLVFGGLQVACGLAWLAIVVPRERAADDAARQAP